The following proteins are co-located in the Streptomyces sp. NBC_00435 genome:
- a CDS encoding endonuclease/exonuclease/phosphatase family protein, giving the protein MELAELPNSRTESDGSAVIRALSYNIRSLRDDEDALARVIRACAPDLVFVQEAPRFFRWRKHAARLARKADLVVLSGGATAAGPLLLCSLRAFVERTEDVLLPLTPGHHRRGFATAVVRFAGARVGVVSTHLSLDPAERGAQTELLLDRVASLDVPYVIAAGDVNETPGGPAFGRLAGTLQDCWSVAPWGGERTFPAVAPDRRIDAVFASAGVEVLACGVPAGLPGVSAEDLASATDHLPVLAALRLPAAP; this is encoded by the coding sequence ATGGAACTCGCCGAGCTGCCGAACTCCCGTACCGAATCCGATGGTTCCGCCGTGATCCGGGCGCTCTCCTACAACATCCGCTCACTGCGCGACGACGAGGACGCGCTGGCACGGGTGATCCGCGCGTGTGCGCCGGACCTGGTGTTCGTACAGGAGGCGCCCCGGTTCTTCCGGTGGCGCAAGCACGCGGCGCGGCTCGCCAGGAAAGCCGATCTGGTGGTGCTGAGCGGGGGCGCGACGGCGGCCGGACCGCTGCTGCTGTGCTCCCTGCGGGCCTTCGTGGAGCGGACCGAGGACGTGCTGCTGCCGTTGACGCCGGGGCACCACCGGCGGGGCTTCGCGACGGCCGTGGTCCGCTTCGCCGGGGCCCGGGTGGGGGTCGTCAGCACCCACCTGTCGCTGGACCCGGCCGAACGGGGGGCGCAGACGGAGCTCCTCCTGGACCGGGTCGCGTCGCTGGACGTGCCGTACGTGATCGCGGCCGGTGACGTGAACGAGACCCCGGGCGGTCCGGCCTTCGGCCGGCTTGCCGGGACGCTCCAGGACTGCTGGTCGGTGGCTCCGTGGGGCGGGGAACGGACCTTCCCGGCGGTGGCGCCGGACCGGCGGATCGACGCCGTCTTCGCGAGTGCGGGGGTGGAGGTACTGGCCTGTGGTGTCCCTGCGGGGCTGCCGGGGGTCTCCGCGGAGGATCTCGCCTCGGCGACGGACCACCTCCCGGTGCTGGCGGCCCTGCGCCTGCCGGCTGCGCCGTAG
- a CDS encoding anthranilate synthase family protein, whose amino-acid sequence MSLSRLLDLIHDDTCPAFALLRRRTPGRDHDTVEVLTGPVHEAQLLADLPVGERPTLALVPFRQMRERGFDVRDDGTPLSVLVADEAYEVPLAEALAALPAHGVRVDGGAFDVPDEEYAATVRRVIEDEIGRGEGANFVIRRTYEGRIEGFGRADALALFRRLLEGERGAYWTYVVHTGDRTLVGASPEVHVRMSGGTVVMNPISGTYRYPAGGPTAESLLAFLGNRKETEELSMVVDEELKMMCTVGDMGGVVVGPRLKEMAHLAHTEYELRGRSSLDVREVLKETMFAATVTGSPVQNACRVIERYETGGRGYYAGALALLGLDASGAQTLDSPILIRTADIAPDGTLRVPVGATLVRHSDPAGEVAETHAKAAGVLAALGVRPAAVRPSGTGAAGAGARLADDPRVQAALAARREDLAPFWLRMQERPAAVTGHALVVDGEDTFTSMLGHVLRVAGLEVTVRRYDDPGLREAALAWDGPIVLGPGPGDPADAGDPKIRTMRALTAELLGSHRGGLLGVCLSHQLLAAELGLPLVRKAEPAQGAQTRIPLFGTQEVVGFYNTYAAHCSAELERSLALRGIEVSRDPATGEVHALRSASGGFAGVQFHPESVLTLRGAELVRDLIAGVRAPAPA is encoded by the coding sequence ATGTCACTGAGCCGACTGCTCGACCTGATCCACGACGACACCTGCCCGGCGTTCGCGCTGCTGCGCCGCCGCACCCCTGGCCGCGATCACGACACCGTCGAGGTGCTGACCGGGCCGGTCCACGAGGCCCAGCTCCTCGCCGACCTGCCTGTCGGCGAGCGGCCCACCCTGGCGCTGGTCCCCTTCCGGCAGATGCGCGAGCGCGGGTTCGACGTACGCGACGACGGCACGCCGCTCAGCGTGCTGGTCGCCGACGAGGCGTACGAGGTCCCGCTCGCCGAGGCGCTGGCCGCGCTGCCGGCGCACGGGGTGCGGGTGGACGGCGGAGCCTTCGACGTCCCCGACGAGGAGTACGCGGCCACCGTCCGGCGCGTCATCGAGGACGAGATCGGCCGCGGCGAGGGCGCGAACTTCGTCATCCGGCGCACCTACGAGGGCCGGATCGAGGGCTTCGGCCGCGCCGACGCGCTCGCGCTGTTCCGGCGGCTGCTGGAGGGCGAGCGGGGCGCGTACTGGACGTACGTGGTCCACACCGGGGACCGCACGCTCGTCGGGGCCAGCCCCGAGGTGCACGTGCGGATGAGCGGCGGCACGGTCGTGATGAATCCGATCAGCGGTACGTACCGGTATCCGGCCGGGGGGCCGACCGCGGAGTCCCTCCTCGCCTTCCTCGGGAACCGCAAGGAGACCGAGGAGCTGTCCATGGTCGTGGACGAGGAGCTGAAGATGATGTGCACCGTCGGGGACATGGGCGGGGTCGTCGTCGGCCCCCGGCTGAAGGAGATGGCCCACCTCGCCCACACGGAGTACGAGCTGCGCGGCCGGTCCTCGCTGGACGTGCGGGAGGTCCTGAAGGAGACGATGTTCGCGGCGACGGTGACCGGGTCACCGGTGCAGAACGCCTGCCGGGTCATCGAGCGGTACGAGACGGGCGGACGCGGCTACTACGCCGGCGCGCTGGCGCTGCTGGGCCTGGACGCCTCCGGTGCGCAGACCCTGGACTCGCCGATCCTGATCCGTACGGCGGACATCGCGCCGGACGGCACGCTGCGGGTGCCCGTCGGGGCCACCCTCGTGCGGCACTCCGACCCGGCGGGCGAGGTCGCCGAGACCCATGCGAAGGCGGCGGGCGTGCTCGCGGCGCTGGGCGTGCGCCCGGCGGCGGTACGGCCGTCCGGCACCGGGGCGGCCGGGGCCGGGGCCCGGCTGGCCGACGACCCCCGGGTCCAGGCGGCCCTGGCCGCACGCCGCGAGGACCTGGCGCCGTTCTGGCTCCGGATGCAGGAGCGGCCGGCGGCGGTGACGGGCCACGCGCTGGTGGTGGACGGCGAGGACACCTTCACCTCGATGCTGGGGCACGTGCTGCGGGTGGCCGGGCTGGAGGTGACCGTACGCCGCTACGACGACCCGGGCCTGCGGGAGGCGGCCCTGGCCTGGGACGGGCCGATCGTGCTGGGCCCCGGCCCGGGCGACCCGGCGGATGCCGGTGACCCGAAGATCCGCACGATGCGGGCGTTGACGGCGGAGCTCCTGGGCTCCCACCGCGGCGGGCTGCTGGGGGTCTGCCTGAGCCACCAGCTGCTGGCCGCGGAGCTGGGGCTCCCGCTCGTCCGCAAGGCGGAGCCGGCGCAGGGGGCGCAGACCCGGATCCCGCTCTTCGGGACGCAGGAGGTCGTGGGCTTCTACAACACGTACGCGGCCCACTGCTCCGCGGAGCTGGAGCGGTCGCTGGCGCTGCGGGGGATCGAGGTCTCCCGGGACCCCGCCACGGGCGAGGTCCACGCGCTGCGCTCCGCCTCCGGCGGCTTCGCGGGGGTCCAGTTCCACCCGGAGTCGGTGCTGACCCTGCGCGGCGCGGAGCTGGTCCGCGACCTGATCGCGGGCGTCCGCGCCCCCGCCCCGGCGTAG
- a CDS encoding 6-phosphofructokinase, protein MKVGVLTGGGDCPGLNAVIRSVVRKGVQEYAYEFIGFRDGWRGAVEGRTVPLDIPAVRGILPRGGTILGSSRTNPFKLDDGVRQIKENLAKYEVDALVAIGGEDTLGVAAKLYEEYGIPCVGVPKTIDNDLSATDYTFGFDTAVGIATEAIDRLHTTAESHMRVLVVEVMGRHAGWIALHSGLAGGANVILIPEQRFDVDQVCAWVTSRFKASYAPIVCIAEGAMPKDGDMVLKDATKDSFGHVRLSGVGEWLAKEIEARTGKEARTTVLGHIQRGGTPSAFDRWLATRFGLHAIDAVRDGDFGKMVALKGTDIVRVPIAEATAKLKTVDPALYKEAGVFFG, encoded by the coding sequence ATGAAGGTCGGAGTGCTGACGGGCGGCGGGGACTGCCCCGGGCTCAACGCGGTGATCCGCAGCGTCGTGCGCAAGGGCGTACAGGAGTACGCCTACGAGTTCATCGGGTTCAGGGACGGCTGGCGGGGCGCGGTCGAGGGCCGCACCGTCCCGCTCGACATCCCCGCCGTCCGCGGGATCCTGCCGCGCGGCGGAACCATCCTCGGCTCCTCGCGCACCAACCCGTTCAAGCTGGACGACGGCGTCCGCCAGATCAAGGAGAACCTGGCCAAGTACGAGGTCGACGCCCTCGTCGCGATCGGCGGCGAGGACACCCTGGGCGTGGCCGCGAAACTGTACGAGGAGTACGGGATCCCGTGCGTCGGGGTCCCGAAGACCATCGACAACGACCTGTCGGCCACCGACTACACCTTCGGCTTCGACACCGCCGTCGGCATCGCCACCGAGGCCATCGACCGGCTGCACACCACCGCCGAATCGCACATGCGCGTCCTGGTGGTCGAGGTGATGGGCCGCCACGCCGGCTGGATCGCCCTGCACTCGGGGCTCGCGGGCGGGGCCAACGTCATCCTCATCCCGGAGCAGCGCTTCGACGTGGACCAGGTGTGCGCCTGGGTGACCTCGCGGTTCAAGGCGAGCTACGCGCCGATCGTGTGCATCGCCGAGGGCGCGATGCCCAAGGACGGGGACATGGTGCTGAAGGACGCGACGAAGGACTCCTTCGGGCACGTCCGGCTGTCGGGCGTCGGCGAATGGCTGGCCAAGGAGATCGAGGCGCGGACCGGCAAGGAGGCCCGTACGACCGTGCTCGGGCACATCCAGCGCGGCGGCACGCCGAGCGCGTTCGACCGGTGGCTGGCGACCCGGTTCGGGCTGCACGCGATCGACGCGGTGCGCGACGGCGACTTCGGCAAGATGGTCGCGTTGAAGGGCACGGACATCGTGCGGGTGCCGATCGCCGAGGCGACGGCGAAGCTCAAGACGGTGGACCCGGCGCTCTACAAGGAGGCCGGAGTGTTCTTCGGCTGA
- a CDS encoding lysophospholipid acyltransferase family protein encodes MIYGAMKFSIGGSLKLAFRPWVEGLENIPAEGPAILASNHLSFSDSFFLPAVLDRKVTFIAKAEYFTSPGVKGRLTAAFFKGVGQLPVDRSGARGAGEAAIKSGIDVIERGELFGIYPEGTRSPDGRLYRGKPGGLARVALATGAPVIPVAMIDTEKIQPPGKVVPKLMRPGIRIGKPLDFSRYHGMDGDRFILRSVTDEVMYEIMKLSGQEYVDIYATAAKRQIADAEKAAAKSEAKNKNESTGGSGENA; translated from the coding sequence TTGATCTACGGCGCAATGAAGTTCTCGATCGGCGGTTCTTTGAAGCTCGCCTTCAGGCCGTGGGTGGAGGGCCTCGAGAACATTCCCGCCGAGGGGCCGGCGATCCTCGCGAGCAACCACTTGTCCTTCTCCGACTCCTTCTTCCTCCCGGCCGTGCTGGACCGGAAGGTGACCTTCATCGCGAAGGCGGAGTACTTCACCTCCCCGGGCGTCAAGGGCAGGCTGACGGCCGCCTTCTTCAAGGGCGTCGGCCAGCTCCCGGTGGACCGTTCGGGCGCGCGCGGCGCCGGCGAGGCCGCGATCAAGAGCGGGATCGACGTCATCGAGCGCGGAGAGCTGTTCGGTATTTACCCCGAGGGGACGCGTTCACCCGACGGCCGTCTGTACCGCGGCAAGCCCGGCGGTCTGGCCCGGGTGGCGCTGGCCACCGGTGCGCCCGTGATCCCGGTGGCGATGATCGACACGGAGAAGATCCAGCCGCCCGGCAAGGTGGTTCCCAAGCTGATGCGTCCGGGCATCCGGATCGGCAAGCCGTTGGACTTCAGCCGGTACCACGGCATGGACGGGGACCGCTTCATCCTCCGCTCGGTGACCGACGAGGTCATGTACGAGATCATGAAGCTGTCCGGCCAGGAGTACGTCGACATCTACGCGACGGCCGCCAAGCGCCAGATCGCCGATGCCGAGAAGGCCGCGGCGAAGAGCGAGGCCAAGAACAAGAACGAGAGCACGGGCGGAAGCGGCGAGAACGCCTGA
- a CDS encoding ROK family glucokinase — MGLTIGVDIGGTKIAAGVVDEDGTILETYKVPTPPTPDGVTDAICAAVSEVSSSHTIDAVGIGAAGYVDDKRATVLFAPNINWRHEPLKDKVEQRIGLPVVVENDANCAAWGEYRFGAGQGHEDVICITLGTGLGGGIIIGNKLRRGRFGVAAEFGHIRVVPDGLLCGCGSQGCWEQYASGRALVRYAKQRANATPENAAVLLSLGDGTPEGIEGKHISEAARQGDLVAVDSFRELARWAGAGLADLASLFDPSAFIVGGGVSDEGDLVLDPIRKSFKRWLIGGAWRPHAQVLAAQLGGKAGLVGAADLARQG, encoded by the coding sequence ATGGGACTCACCATCGGCGTCGACATCGGCGGCACGAAGATCGCGGCCGGCGTGGTCGACGAAGACGGCACCATCCTTGAGACGTACAAGGTGCCCACCCCGCCGACGCCGGACGGAGTGACGGACGCGATCTGCGCCGCCGTGTCCGAGGTCAGCAGCAGTCACACCATCGACGCGGTCGGCATCGGCGCCGCCGGGTACGTCGACGACAAGCGCGCGACCGTGCTCTTCGCGCCGAACATCAACTGGCGGCACGAGCCGCTGAAGGACAAGGTCGAGCAGCGCATCGGCCTGCCCGTGGTCGTCGAGAACGACGCGAACTGCGCGGCCTGGGGCGAGTACCGCTTCGGTGCCGGCCAGGGCCACGAGGACGTCATCTGCATCACGCTCGGCACCGGCCTGGGCGGCGGCATCATCATCGGCAACAAGCTCCGGCGCGGACGCTTCGGCGTGGCCGCGGAGTTCGGCCACATCCGGGTCGTCCCGGACGGCCTGCTGTGCGGGTGCGGCAGCCAGGGCTGCTGGGAGCAGTACGCCTCCGGGCGGGCGCTCGTCCGCTACGCCAAGCAGCGCGCCAACGCCACGCCCGAGAACGCGGCGGTCCTGCTCTCCCTCGGTGACGGCACCCCCGAAGGCATTGAGGGCAAGCACATCAGCGAGGCGGCCCGGCAGGGCGACCTGGTGGCCGTGGACTCCTTCCGCGAGCTGGCCCGCTGGGCGGGCGCCGGCCTCGCGGACCTGGCCTCGCTCTTCGACCCGTCGGCCTTCATCGTCGGCGGCGGCGTCTCGGACGAGGGCGACCTGGTCCTCGACCCGATCCGCAAGTCCTTCAAGCGCTGGCTGATCGGCGGCGCGTGGCGCCCGCACGCGCAGGTGCTCGCCGCCCAGCTGGGCGGCAAGGCCGGCCTGGTCGGCGCGGCGGACCTGGCGCGCCAGGGCTGA
- the macS gene encoding MacS family sensor histidine kinase, with the protein MAKRERVVRMSVEQPLWRALTAYRLLTMVYAVLLFAFAHKQFDRPWVAAAYLTLLAGWTLVTLPKVANAVSCTKRFLCADLTVACTGILLTPLADTHERIAAGGPTLPSIWTAGAVLAFAIKGGWRWACFASTFVAAANLVQRGEPTRDTLHNVLLVWVASIAIGYVVEVARASEATLARALEIEAATRERERLARDIHDGVLQVLAMVQRRGTELGGEAAELGRMAGEQEVALRTLVSSGLARPSRISRDESLGAIVAAFEVEEPGADEGELDLRTLLAPHAGSRVSFAEPGTPVPLPVPAARELAAAVGAALDNVRKHAGEGASAWILVEDWGDEVIVTVRDDGPGIPAGRLDQAEGEGRMGVALSIRGRLRDLGGSAELVSVPGQGTEVELKVPRGSTQ; encoded by the coding sequence ATGGCGAAGCGCGAGCGCGTCGTACGCATGTCGGTCGAGCAGCCGCTCTGGCGGGCCCTGACGGCCTACCGGCTGCTCACCATGGTTTACGCGGTACTGCTGTTCGCCTTCGCGCACAAGCAGTTCGACCGGCCCTGGGTCGCGGCCGCCTACCTCACCCTCCTCGCCGGCTGGACCCTGGTCACCCTCCCCAAGGTGGCCAACGCGGTCAGTTGCACCAAGCGGTTCCTGTGTGCCGACCTCACTGTCGCCTGCACCGGGATCCTGCTCACCCCGCTCGCCGACACCCACGAACGGATCGCGGCGGGCGGCCCGACCCTCCCCTCCATATGGACCGCGGGCGCCGTCCTGGCCTTCGCCATCAAGGGCGGCTGGCGCTGGGCCTGTTTCGCCTCCACCTTCGTCGCCGCCGCCAACCTCGTGCAGCGCGGCGAGCCCACCCGGGACACCCTGCACAACGTGCTGCTGGTCTGGGTGGCCTCCATCGCCATCGGCTACGTCGTCGAGGTCGCCCGGGCCAGTGAGGCCACCCTCGCCCGCGCCCTGGAGATCGAGGCGGCCACCCGCGAGCGCGAACGCCTCGCCCGCGACATCCACGACGGGGTCCTCCAGGTCCTCGCCATGGTCCAGCGGCGCGGCACCGAACTGGGCGGGGAGGCCGCCGAACTCGGCCGGATGGCGGGTGAGCAGGAGGTCGCGCTGCGCACCCTGGTCTCCAGCGGGCTGGCACGCCCCTCCCGGATCTCCCGAGACGAGTCGCTCGGCGCGATCGTGGCCGCGTTCGAGGTCGAGGAACCCGGCGCCGACGAGGGCGAGCTGGACCTGCGGACCCTGCTCGCCCCGCACGCCGGATCGCGGGTGAGCTTCGCCGAGCCGGGCACCCCGGTGCCGTTGCCGGTGCCCGCCGCGCGGGAGCTGGCCGCGGCGGTCGGGGCCGCCCTGGACAACGTGCGCAAGCATGCGGGGGAGGGGGCGAGCGCCTGGATCCTGGTCGAGGACTGGGGCGACGAGGTGATCGTGACCGTACGCGACGACGGCCCGGGCATCCCGGCCGGCCGGCTCGACCAGGCCGAGGGCGAGGGCCGGATGGGAGTGGCCCTGTCCATCCGCGGCCGGCTGCGCGACCTCGGCGGCAGCGCCGAGCTGGTGTCCGTCCCCGGGCAGGGCACCGAAGTGGAACTGAAAGTACCGAGGGGGAGCACCCAGTGA
- a CDS encoding 2-hydroxyacid dehydrogenase, which produces MEILAFGVQGDEKPLIERAFAGHHEVRCLDVFLSEDTAPIAAGYEIVSSSVNADLNGRVLRTLAAGGTKMIAQRSTGFNNIDLDVARELGLTVSRVSYYSPYSVAEFAWTLAMAVNRRIVRASNRTRDFDFRLNGLMGRDMRGRTVGVLGTGKIGEAFTRIAHGFGMNLLGWDVAQNPACVDLGMKYVDKDELFASSDLISLHVPLLESTHHIIGPKALRAMKDDAILVNSSRGGLVDTDALVQELRAGRFAGVGLDVYEAEAGLFFLDKSLVVVEDDTLARLITFPNVVVTSHQAYYTHDAVGQIIDTTVANVADYVAGRRSENTLSPS; this is translated from the coding sequence GTGGAAATCCTGGCATTCGGGGTGCAGGGTGACGAGAAGCCGCTCATCGAGAGGGCTTTCGCGGGTCACCACGAGGTGCGCTGCCTGGACGTCTTCCTGAGTGAGGACACCGCCCCCATCGCGGCCGGGTACGAGATCGTCTCCTCCAGCGTCAACGCGGACCTGAACGGGCGGGTGCTGCGGACCCTGGCGGCGGGTGGGACGAAGATGATCGCCCAGCGCTCCACCGGCTTCAACAACATCGACCTGGACGTCGCGCGCGAGCTCGGCCTGACGGTCAGCCGGGTGTCGTACTACTCCCCGTACTCGGTGGCTGAGTTCGCGTGGACCCTGGCCATGGCGGTGAACCGGCGGATCGTCCGCGCCTCGAACCGGACGCGGGACTTCGACTTCCGGCTGAACGGCCTGATGGGCCGCGACATGCGCGGCCGCACGGTGGGCGTGCTCGGCACGGGCAAGATCGGCGAGGCGTTCACCCGGATCGCGCACGGCTTCGGGATGAACCTGCTGGGCTGGGACGTGGCGCAGAACCCGGCGTGCGTGGACCTGGGCATGAAGTACGTGGACAAGGACGAACTGTTCGCGTCCTCGGACCTGATCAGCCTGCACGTCCCGCTCCTGGAGTCTACGCACCACATCATCGGCCCCAAGGCACTCAGGGCGATGAAGGACGACGCGATCCTCGTGAACTCCAGCCGCGGCGGGCTCGTGGACACGGACGCGCTGGTCCAGGAGTTGCGGGCGGGCCGCTTCGCCGGCGTGGGCCTGGACGTGTACGAGGCGGAGGCGGGACTCTTCTTCCTGGACAAGTCCCTGGTGGTGGTCGAGGACGACACCCTCGCCCGGCTGATCACCTTCCCGAACGTGGTCGTCACCTCCCACCAGGCGTACTACACCCACGACGCGGTGGGCCAGATCATCGACACCACGGTCGCCAACGTCGCGGACTACGTGGCGGGCCGCCGCTCCGAGAACACCCTTTCTCCTTCTTGA
- a CDS encoding response regulator transcription factor — translation MVVDDHPMWRDAVARDLAAAGFDLVATAGDGPEAVRRARAAAPHVLVLDLNLPGMPGVQVCKELVGANPALRVLVLSASGEHADVLEAVKSGATGYLLKSAGAQELIDAVRRTAAGDPVFTPGLAGLVLGEYRRLATDPAPAASDEPRAPQLTDRETEVLRLVAKGLSYKQIAERLVISHRTVQNHVQNTLGKLQLHNRVELVRYAIERGLDDA, via the coding sequence ATGGTCGTGGACGACCACCCGATGTGGCGGGACGCGGTCGCCCGCGACCTGGCCGCCGCCGGCTTCGACCTGGTGGCCACCGCCGGCGACGGTCCCGAGGCCGTACGCCGGGCCCGCGCGGCCGCCCCCCACGTGCTGGTCCTGGACCTCAATCTGCCCGGCATGCCCGGGGTCCAGGTCTGCAAGGAGCTGGTCGGCGCCAATCCGGCGCTCCGGGTCCTGGTCCTCTCCGCGAGCGGGGAGCACGCCGACGTCCTGGAGGCGGTGAAGTCCGGCGCGACCGGCTACCTGCTGAAGTCCGCGGGCGCCCAGGAACTCATCGACGCCGTGCGCCGCACGGCGGCAGGCGACCCCGTCTTCACCCCGGGCCTGGCCGGCCTGGTCCTCGGCGAGTACCGGCGCCTGGCCACCGACCCGGCGCCGGCCGCCTCCGACGAGCCGAGGGCTCCGCAGCTCACCGACCGGGAGACCGAGGTGCTGCGGCTGGTGGCCAAGGGGCTCTCGTACAAGCAGATCGCGGAACGGCTGGTCATCTCCCACCGCACGGTGCAGAACCACGTGCAGAACACCCTGGGCAAGCTCCAGTTGCACAACCGGGTCGAGCTCGTCCGCTACGCGATCGAGCGGGGCCTCGACGACGCCTGA
- a CDS encoding alpha/beta hydrolase codes for MPVLPGAEPFRHEGGKVGVLLCHGFTGSPQSMRPWADHLAARGLTVSLPLLPGHGTRWQDMQLTGWQDWYAEVDRALRELLDRCEQVFVFGLSMGGALTLRLAAKHGDSISGIVLVNPVNKVHDPLAVALPVVKHFVRSTPGIASDIAKPGSVEVGYDRIPTRAAHSLRRFLQLLDTELPQVTQPLLLLHSPQDHVVRPADSARILARVSSTDVTETLLEQSYHVATLDHDAETIFADSYAFVGRLTESLGREGAASGG; via the coding sequence GTGCCCGTCCTCCCTGGAGCCGAGCCGTTCCGCCACGAGGGCGGAAAGGTCGGCGTCCTCCTCTGCCACGGCTTCACCGGTTCCCCGCAGTCCATGCGCCCCTGGGCCGACCATCTGGCCGCGCGGGGACTGACGGTGTCCCTGCCGCTGCTCCCCGGGCACGGGACGCGCTGGCAGGACATGCAGCTCACCGGCTGGCAGGACTGGTACGCCGAGGTGGACCGCGCGCTGCGGGAGCTGCTCGACAGGTGTGAGCAGGTGTTCGTCTTCGGGCTGTCCATGGGCGGCGCGCTGACGCTGCGGCTGGCGGCGAAGCACGGGGACTCCATCAGCGGGATCGTCCTCGTCAACCCGGTCAACAAGGTGCACGACCCGCTGGCCGTAGCCCTTCCGGTGGTCAAGCACTTCGTCCGGTCGACGCCGGGCATCGCCAGCGACATCGCCAAGCCGGGCTCGGTGGAGGTCGGCTACGACCGGATCCCGACCCGGGCCGCGCACTCGCTGCGCAGGTTCCTGCAGCTGCTGGACACCGAACTGCCGCAGGTGACGCAGCCGCTGCTGCTCCTGCACAGCCCGCAGGACCACGTCGTGCGGCCCGCGGACTCGGCGCGGATCCTGGCGCGGGTGTCGTCCACCGACGTCACCGAGACCCTGCTGGAACAGAGTTACCACGTCGCGACGTTGGACCATGACGCGGAGACGATCTTCGCGGACAGTTACGCGTTCGTCGGTCGACTGACGGAGAGCTTGGGCAGGGAGGGGGCGGCCAGCGGTGGCTGA
- a CDS encoding class II 3-deoxy-7-phosphoheptulonate synthase, translating into MCGVTVNAETQALAAKATWRDLPAAQQPSYPDAEALRAVVADLESYPPLVFAGECDQLRARLGAVAKGEAFLLQGGDCAEAFDAVSADHIRAKLKTLLQMSAVLTYAASVPVVKVGRIAGQYSKPRSKDTETRDGITLPTYRGDSVNGFAFTEESRVPDPERLKRMYHASASTLNLVRAFTTGGYADLRQVHAWNQDFVKSSPSGQRYEQLAREIDNALNFMKACGTDPAEFKAVEFYSSHEALLLDYEGALTRTDSRTGRLYDTSGHMVWIGERTRQLDHAHIEFCSQIANPIGIKLGPTTTVDEALTYIDRLDPEREPGRLTFVVRMGADKVRDKLPELVEKVTASGATVAWVTDPMHGNTFEAASGHKTRRFDDVLDEVKGFFEVHKGLGTHPGGIHVELTGDDVTECVGGGDEIFVDDLHQRYETACDPRLNRSQSLDLAFLVAEMYRDQ; encoded by the coding sequence GTGTGTGGGGTGACCGTGAACGCTGAAACCCAAGCCCTCGCCGCCAAGGCGACCTGGCGAGACCTTCCCGCGGCGCAGCAGCCTTCGTACCCCGATGCCGAGGCCCTGCGCGCTGTCGTCGCGGACCTCGAGTCGTATCCTCCCCTCGTTTTCGCGGGTGAGTGCGACCAGCTGCGCGCCCGTCTGGGAGCCGTCGCCAAGGGCGAGGCGTTCCTGCTGCAGGGTGGCGACTGCGCCGAGGCCTTCGACGCCGTGTCCGCCGACCACATCCGCGCCAAGCTGAAGACGCTGCTCCAGATGAGTGCCGTCCTGACGTACGCCGCCTCCGTGCCGGTCGTCAAGGTCGGCCGCATCGCGGGCCAGTACTCCAAGCCGCGCTCCAAGGACACCGAGACCCGCGACGGCATCACCCTGCCGACCTACCGCGGCGACTCCGTCAACGGCTTCGCCTTCACCGAGGAGTCCCGCGTCCCGGACCCCGAGCGGCTGAAGCGGATGTACCACGCGTCCGCCTCGACGCTGAACCTCGTGCGCGCCTTCACCACCGGTGGTTACGCGGACCTGCGCCAGGTGCACGCCTGGAACCAGGACTTCGTGAAGTCCTCCCCGTCCGGGCAGCGCTACGAGCAGCTCGCGCGGGAGATCGACAACGCGCTGAACTTCATGAAGGCGTGCGGCACCGACCCGGCGGAGTTCAAGGCCGTCGAGTTCTACTCCTCGCACGAGGCGCTGCTGCTCGACTACGAGGGCGCCCTCACCCGTACGGACTCGCGCACCGGCCGGCTCTACGACACCTCCGGTCACATGGTCTGGATCGGCGAGCGCACCCGCCAGCTGGACCACGCGCACATCGAGTTCTGCTCGCAGATCGCCAACCCGATCGGCATCAAGCTCGGCCCCACCACCACGGTGGACGAGGCGCTGACCTACATCGACCGCCTGGACCCCGAGCGCGAGCCGGGCCGGCTGACCTTCGTCGTCCGCATGGGCGCCGACAAGGTCCGCGACAAGCTCCCCGAGCTGGTCGAGAAGGTCACGGCCTCCGGCGCGACCGTCGCCTGGGTCACCGACCCGATGCACGGCAACACCTTCGAGGCGGCCTCCGGGCACAAGACGCGCCGTTTCGACGACGTGCTCGACGAGGTCAAGGGCTTCTTCGAGGTCCACAAGGGCCTCGGCACCCACCCGGGCGGCATCCACGTGGAGCTCACCGGTGACGACGTCACCGAGTGCGTGGGCGGCGGCGACGAGATCTTCGTCGACGACCTGCACCAGCGCTACGAGACGGCCTGCGACCCCCGCCTGAACCGCAGCCAGTCCCTGGACCTGGCGTTCCTCGTCGCCGAGATGTACCGCGACCAGTAG